The following are encoded together in the Salvelinus alpinus chromosome 29, SLU_Salpinus.1, whole genome shotgun sequence genome:
- the LOC139558738 gene encoding epsin-1-like isoform X4, giving the protein MTSSMLRRQLKNLVQNFSEAEVKVREATSNDPWGPSSSQMADISDLTYNVVACNEIMTMLWKRLKDDKNWRHIYKSLTLLENLLKTGSDRVLNTMQDNIYIVKALTEFRFQDKDGKDQGVNVREKAKVVLVLMEDDEKLKEEREFALKTRDKISKNATASSDDPKDPKDPNYKPVYVPGATGLPSLANIPSVADLAASFEAKKQEKLRLEAQKKEEERRSKMTKEELEWEDAAKAGKPTVADAFGGADEPSEEDAWGPAAKAPAPDPWGGAPKAPSEDAWGGTSKAPSEDAWGAPSNATTEEADPFAAPASAPIDGSDPFAAPASAAIDGSDPFAAPASAPIDGSDPFAAPKDGSDPFSAPSNTPSKVEADPFGAPKDDPFSAPSNTPKGGSDLFGAPKDDPFSAPSNTPKGGSDPFGAPKEDTFSAPSNTPKGGSDLFGAPKEDTFSAPSNTPKGGSDPFGVPKDDPFSAPSNTPKGGSDLFGAPKEDTFSGPSNTPKGGSDLFGAPKEDTFSAPSNMPKDDSDPFGAPKDDSDPFGGPLNDPTKGADPFRAPSSPKTEASDTWGAPSNPLSEKKADPWGDEGTTDPFGDGSKADDDAWGPTVSTPPTASDPWGAPAAPTDTASTDDPWGDGGASTTTDAMNSDPWGAPIGN; this is encoded by the exons ATGACGTCCTCTATGCTACGCCGACAATTGAAGAACCTCGTTCAAAACTTCTCTGAGGCTGAGGTCAAG GTGAGGGAGGCCACCTCCAACGACCCATGGGGCCCCTCTAGCTCGCAGATGGCCGACATCTCGGACCTCACCTACAATGTGGTGGCCTGCAATGAGATCATGACCATGCTGTGGAAACGCCTCAAAGACGACAAGAACTGGAGGCACATCTACAAG TCATTGACTCTGCTGGAGAACCTATTAAAGACGGGCTCAGACCGCGTTCTGAATACGATGCAGGACAACATCTACATTGTGAAAGCGCTAACAGAGTTTCGTTTCCAGGACAAGGATGGGAAAGATCAG GGGGTGAACGTGAGGGAGAAGGCCAAGGTAGTACTGGTTCTTATGGAGGACGACGAGAAACTAAAGGAAGAGCGAGAGTTTGCACTCAAGACCAGAGACAAGATCTCAAAGAACGCCACTG CCTCCTCGGATGACCCCAAGGACCCCAAGGACCCCAACTACAAGCCAGTGTATGTCCCAGGAGCCACCGGTCTCCCCTCCCTAGCCAACATCCCGTCTGTGGCTGATCTTGCCGCCAGCTTTGAGGCCAAGAAGCAAGAAAAACTGAGACTAGAGGCCCAGAAAAAAGAGGAGGAAAGAAGG TCAAAGATGACCAAGGAAGAGCTTGAATGGGAGGATGCCGCCAAAGCAGGCAAGCCTACGGTTGCTGACGCCTTTGGCGGGGCAGATGAGCCATCAGAGGAGGATGCATGGGGCCCAGCAGCCAAAGCACCCGCTCCTGATCCTTGGGGGGGTGCGCCCAAAGCTCCATCCGAGGATGCATGGGGTGGAACATCCAAAGCTCCATCCGAGGATGCATGGGGTGCACCATCTAATGCTACAACAGAAGAAGCAGATCCTTTTGCGGCGCCAGCCAGTGCCCCAATAGATGGTTCAGATCCTTTTGCGGCGCCAGCCAGTGCCGCAATAGATGGTTCAGATCCTTTTGCGGCGCCAGCCAGTGCCCCAATAGATGGTTCAGATCCTTTTGCGGCTCCAAAAGATGGTTCCGATCCATTTTCGGCACCATCCAATACACCATCTAAAGTTGAAGCGGATCCGTTTGGGGCACCAAAAGATGATCCATTTTCGGCACCGTCCAATACACCAAAAGGTGGTTCTGATCTGTTTGGGGCACCAAAAGATGATCCATTTTCAGCACCATCCAATACACCAAAAGGTGGTTCAGATCCGTTTGGGGCACCAAAAGAGGATACATTTTCAGCACCATCCAATACACCAAAAGGTGGTTCTGATCTGTTTGGGGCACCAAAAGAGGATACATTTTCAGCACCATCCAATACACCAAAAGGTGGTTCAGATCCGTTTGGGGTACCAAAAGATGATCCATTTTCGGCACCGTCCAATACACCAAAAGGTGGTTCTGATCTGTTTGGGGCACCAAAAGAGGATACATTTTCAGGACCATCCAATACACCAAAAGGTGGTTCTGATCTGTTTGGGGCACCAAAAGAGGATACATTTTCAGCACCATCCAATATGCCAAAAGACGATTCAGATCCCTTTGGGGCACCAAAAGACGATTCTGATCCTTTTGGGGGCCCATTGAATGACCCAACGAAGGGTGCTGATCCTTTTAGGGCACCATCCAGTCCAAAAACCGAGGCTTCAGACACGTGGGGTGCTCCATCCAATCCACTGTCTGAAAAGAAGGCTGATCCCTGGGGAGACGAGGGGACCACAGATCCATTTGGCGATGGCTCGAAGGCTGATGATGACGCATGGGGACCAACAG TATCGACTCCGCCCACCGCCAGTGACCCATGGGGTGCACCTGCAGCTCCCACCGACACAGCATCCACAGACGACCCCTGGGGAGATGGAGGGGCTTCCACCACTACAGACGCTATGAACTCTGACCCATGGGGAGCTCCAA TCGGCAATTGA
- the LOC139558738 gene encoding epsin-1-like isoform X1: protein MTSSMLRRQLKNLVQNFSEAEVKVREATSNDPWGPSSSQMADISDLTYNVVACNEIMTMLWKRLKDDKNWRHIYKSLTLLENLLKTGSDRVLNTMQDNIYIVKALTEFRFQDKDGKDQGVNVREKAKVVLVLMEDDEKLKEEREFALKTRDKISKNATASSDDPKDPKDPNYKPVYVPGATGLPSLANIPSVADLAASFEAKKQEKLRLEAQKKEEERRSKMTKEELEWEDAAKAGKPTVADAFGGADEPSEEDAWGPAAKAPAPDPWGGAPKAPSEDAWGGTSKAPSEDAWGAPSNATTEEADPFAAPASAPIDGSDPFAAPASAAIDGSDPFAAPASAPIDGSDPFAAPKDGSDPFSAPSNTPSKVEADPFGAPKDDPFSAPSNTPKGGSDLFGAPKDDPFSAPSNTPKGGSDPFGAPKEDTFSAPSNTPKGGSDLFGAPKEDTFSAPSNTPKGGSDPFGVPKDDPFSAPSNTPKGGSDLFGAPKEDTFSGPSNTPKGGSDLFGAPKEDTFSAPSNMPKDDSDPFGAPKDDSDPFGGPLNDPTKGADPFRAPSSPKTEASDTWGAPSNPLSEKKADPWGDEGTTDPFGDGSKADDDAWGPTVSTPPTASDPWGAPAAPTDTASTDDPWGDGGASTTTDAMNSDPWGAPSNGTDSGATADEDNKSPASFHGAGASLVDVGSVLSPKPKQPPPPSPSNKVRTGKRETRP from the exons ATGACGTCCTCTATGCTACGCCGACAATTGAAGAACCTCGTTCAAAACTTCTCTGAGGCTGAGGTCAAG GTGAGGGAGGCCACCTCCAACGACCCATGGGGCCCCTCTAGCTCGCAGATGGCCGACATCTCGGACCTCACCTACAATGTGGTGGCCTGCAATGAGATCATGACCATGCTGTGGAAACGCCTCAAAGACGACAAGAACTGGAGGCACATCTACAAG TCATTGACTCTGCTGGAGAACCTATTAAAGACGGGCTCAGACCGCGTTCTGAATACGATGCAGGACAACATCTACATTGTGAAAGCGCTAACAGAGTTTCGTTTCCAGGACAAGGATGGGAAAGATCAG GGGGTGAACGTGAGGGAGAAGGCCAAGGTAGTACTGGTTCTTATGGAGGACGACGAGAAACTAAAGGAAGAGCGAGAGTTTGCACTCAAGACCAGAGACAAGATCTCAAAGAACGCCACTG CCTCCTCGGATGACCCCAAGGACCCCAAGGACCCCAACTACAAGCCAGTGTATGTCCCAGGAGCCACCGGTCTCCCCTCCCTAGCCAACATCCCGTCTGTGGCTGATCTTGCCGCCAGCTTTGAGGCCAAGAAGCAAGAAAAACTGAGACTAGAGGCCCAGAAAAAAGAGGAGGAAAGAAGG TCAAAGATGACCAAGGAAGAGCTTGAATGGGAGGATGCCGCCAAAGCAGGCAAGCCTACGGTTGCTGACGCCTTTGGCGGGGCAGATGAGCCATCAGAGGAGGATGCATGGGGCCCAGCAGCCAAAGCACCCGCTCCTGATCCTTGGGGGGGTGCGCCCAAAGCTCCATCCGAGGATGCATGGGGTGGAACATCCAAAGCTCCATCCGAGGATGCATGGGGTGCACCATCTAATGCTACAACAGAAGAAGCAGATCCTTTTGCGGCGCCAGCCAGTGCCCCAATAGATGGTTCAGATCCTTTTGCGGCGCCAGCCAGTGCCGCAATAGATGGTTCAGATCCTTTTGCGGCGCCAGCCAGTGCCCCAATAGATGGTTCAGATCCTTTTGCGGCTCCAAAAGATGGTTCCGATCCATTTTCGGCACCATCCAATACACCATCTAAAGTTGAAGCGGATCCGTTTGGGGCACCAAAAGATGATCCATTTTCGGCACCGTCCAATACACCAAAAGGTGGTTCTGATCTGTTTGGGGCACCAAAAGATGATCCATTTTCAGCACCATCCAATACACCAAAAGGTGGTTCAGATCCGTTTGGGGCACCAAAAGAGGATACATTTTCAGCACCATCCAATACACCAAAAGGTGGTTCTGATCTGTTTGGGGCACCAAAAGAGGATACATTTTCAGCACCATCCAATACACCAAAAGGTGGTTCAGATCCGTTTGGGGTACCAAAAGATGATCCATTTTCGGCACCGTCCAATACACCAAAAGGTGGTTCTGATCTGTTTGGGGCACCAAAAGAGGATACATTTTCAGGACCATCCAATACACCAAAAGGTGGTTCTGATCTGTTTGGGGCACCAAAAGAGGATACATTTTCAGCACCATCCAATATGCCAAAAGACGATTCAGATCCCTTTGGGGCACCAAAAGACGATTCTGATCCTTTTGGGGGCCCATTGAATGACCCAACGAAGGGTGCTGATCCTTTTAGGGCACCATCCAGTCCAAAAACCGAGGCTTCAGACACGTGGGGTGCTCCATCCAATCCACTGTCTGAAAAGAAGGCTGATCCCTGGGGAGACGAGGGGACCACAGATCCATTTGGCGATGGCTCGAAGGCTGATGATGACGCATGGGGACCAACAG TATCGACTCCGCCCACCGCCAGTGACCCATGGGGTGCACCTGCAGCTCCCACCGACACAGCATCCACAGACGACCCCTGGGGAGATGGAGGGGCTTCCACCACTACAGACGCTATGAACTCTGACCCATGGGGAGCTCCAAGTAATGGCACag acagTGGAGCCACAGCGGACGAAGACAACAAATCGCCAGCTTCCTTCCATGGTGCCGGCGCTTCGCTCGTGGACGTGGGCTCAGTCCTTTCCCCCAAACccaaacaacccccccccccctcgccaaGTAACAAAGTAAGGACGGGTAAACGAGAGACcagaccctga
- the LOC139558738 gene encoding epsin-1-like isoform X3 yields MTSSMLRRQLKNLVQNFSEAEVKVREATSNDPWGPSSSQMADISDLTYNVVACNEIMTMLWKRLKDDKNWRHIYKSLTLLENLLKTGSDRVLNTMQDNIYIVKALTEFRFQDKDGKDQGVNVREKAKVVLVLMEDDEKLKEEREFALKTRDKISKNATASSDDPKDPKDPNYKPVYVPGATGLPSLANIPSVADLAASFEAKKQEKLRLEAQKKEEERRSKMTKEELEWEDAAKAGKPTVADAFGGADEPSEEDAWGPAAKAPAPDPWGGAPKAPSEDAWGGTSKAPSEDAWGAPSNATTEEADPFAAPASAPIDGSDPFAAPASAAIDGSDPFAAPASAPIDGSDPFAAPKDGSDPFSAPSNTPSKVEADPFGAPKDDPFSAPSNTPKGGSDLFGAPKDDPFSAPSNTPKGGSDPFGAPKEDTFSAPSNTPKGGSDLFGAPKEDTFSAPSNTPKGGSDPFGVPKDDPFSAPSNTPKGGSDLFGAPKEDTFSGPSNTPKGGSDLFGAPKEDTFSAPSNMPKDDSDPFGAPKDDSDPFGGPLNDPTKGADPFRAPSSPKTEASDTWGAPSNPLSEKKADPWGDEGTTDPFGDGSKADDDAWGPTVSTPPTASDPWGAPAAPTDTASTDDPWGDGGASTTTDAMNSDPWGAPSNGTVGN; encoded by the exons ATGACGTCCTCTATGCTACGCCGACAATTGAAGAACCTCGTTCAAAACTTCTCTGAGGCTGAGGTCAAG GTGAGGGAGGCCACCTCCAACGACCCATGGGGCCCCTCTAGCTCGCAGATGGCCGACATCTCGGACCTCACCTACAATGTGGTGGCCTGCAATGAGATCATGACCATGCTGTGGAAACGCCTCAAAGACGACAAGAACTGGAGGCACATCTACAAG TCATTGACTCTGCTGGAGAACCTATTAAAGACGGGCTCAGACCGCGTTCTGAATACGATGCAGGACAACATCTACATTGTGAAAGCGCTAACAGAGTTTCGTTTCCAGGACAAGGATGGGAAAGATCAG GGGGTGAACGTGAGGGAGAAGGCCAAGGTAGTACTGGTTCTTATGGAGGACGACGAGAAACTAAAGGAAGAGCGAGAGTTTGCACTCAAGACCAGAGACAAGATCTCAAAGAACGCCACTG CCTCCTCGGATGACCCCAAGGACCCCAAGGACCCCAACTACAAGCCAGTGTATGTCCCAGGAGCCACCGGTCTCCCCTCCCTAGCCAACATCCCGTCTGTGGCTGATCTTGCCGCCAGCTTTGAGGCCAAGAAGCAAGAAAAACTGAGACTAGAGGCCCAGAAAAAAGAGGAGGAAAGAAGG TCAAAGATGACCAAGGAAGAGCTTGAATGGGAGGATGCCGCCAAAGCAGGCAAGCCTACGGTTGCTGACGCCTTTGGCGGGGCAGATGAGCCATCAGAGGAGGATGCATGGGGCCCAGCAGCCAAAGCACCCGCTCCTGATCCTTGGGGGGGTGCGCCCAAAGCTCCATCCGAGGATGCATGGGGTGGAACATCCAAAGCTCCATCCGAGGATGCATGGGGTGCACCATCTAATGCTACAACAGAAGAAGCAGATCCTTTTGCGGCGCCAGCCAGTGCCCCAATAGATGGTTCAGATCCTTTTGCGGCGCCAGCCAGTGCCGCAATAGATGGTTCAGATCCTTTTGCGGCGCCAGCCAGTGCCCCAATAGATGGTTCAGATCCTTTTGCGGCTCCAAAAGATGGTTCCGATCCATTTTCGGCACCATCCAATACACCATCTAAAGTTGAAGCGGATCCGTTTGGGGCACCAAAAGATGATCCATTTTCGGCACCGTCCAATACACCAAAAGGTGGTTCTGATCTGTTTGGGGCACCAAAAGATGATCCATTTTCAGCACCATCCAATACACCAAAAGGTGGTTCAGATCCGTTTGGGGCACCAAAAGAGGATACATTTTCAGCACCATCCAATACACCAAAAGGTGGTTCTGATCTGTTTGGGGCACCAAAAGAGGATACATTTTCAGCACCATCCAATACACCAAAAGGTGGTTCAGATCCGTTTGGGGTACCAAAAGATGATCCATTTTCGGCACCGTCCAATACACCAAAAGGTGGTTCTGATCTGTTTGGGGCACCAAAAGAGGATACATTTTCAGGACCATCCAATACACCAAAAGGTGGTTCTGATCTGTTTGGGGCACCAAAAGAGGATACATTTTCAGCACCATCCAATATGCCAAAAGACGATTCAGATCCCTTTGGGGCACCAAAAGACGATTCTGATCCTTTTGGGGGCCCATTGAATGACCCAACGAAGGGTGCTGATCCTTTTAGGGCACCATCCAGTCCAAAAACCGAGGCTTCAGACACGTGGGGTGCTCCATCCAATCCACTGTCTGAAAAGAAGGCTGATCCCTGGGGAGACGAGGGGACCACAGATCCATTTGGCGATGGCTCGAAGGCTGATGATGACGCATGGGGACCAACAG TATCGACTCCGCCCACCGCCAGTGACCCATGGGGTGCACCTGCAGCTCCCACCGACACAGCATCCACAGACGACCCCTGGGGAGATGGAGGGGCTTCCACCACTACAGACGCTATGAACTCTGACCCATGGGGAGCTCCAAGTAATGGCACag TCGGCAATTGA
- the LOC139558738 gene encoding epsin-1-like isoform X2, with product MTSSMLRRQLKNLVQNFSEAEVKVREATSNDPWGPSSSQMADISDLTYNVVACNEIMTMLWKRLKDDKNWRHIYKSLTLLENLLKTGSDRVLNTMQDNIYIVKALTEFRFQDKDGKDQGVNVREKAKVVLVLMEDDEKLKEEREFALKTRDKISKNATASSDDPKDPKDPNYKPVYVPGATGLPSLANIPSVADLAASFEAKKQEKLRLEAQKKEEERRSKMTKEELEWEDAAKAGKPTVADAFGGADEPSEEDAWGPAAKAPAPDPWGGAPKAPSEDAWGGTSKAPSEDAWGAPSNATTEEADPFAAPASAPIDGSDPFAAPASAAIDGSDPFAAPASAPIDGSDPFAAPKDGSDPFSAPSNTPSKVEADPFGAPKDDPFSAPSNTPKGGSDLFGAPKDDPFSAPSNTPKGGSDPFGAPKEDTFSAPSNTPKGGSDLFGAPKEDTFSAPSNTPKGGSDPFGVPKDDPFSAPSNTPKGGSDLFGAPKEDTFSGPSNTPKGGSDLFGAPKEDTFSAPSNMPKDDSDPFGAPKDDSDPFGGPLNDPTKGADPFRAPSSPKTEASDTWGAPSNPLSEKKADPWGDEGTTDPFGDGSKADDDAWGPTVSTPPTASDPWGAPAAPTDTASTDDPWGDGGASTTTDAMNSDPWGAPNSGATADEDNKSPASFHGAGASLVDVGSVLSPKPKQPPPPSPSNKVRTGKRETRP from the exons ATGACGTCCTCTATGCTACGCCGACAATTGAAGAACCTCGTTCAAAACTTCTCTGAGGCTGAGGTCAAG GTGAGGGAGGCCACCTCCAACGACCCATGGGGCCCCTCTAGCTCGCAGATGGCCGACATCTCGGACCTCACCTACAATGTGGTGGCCTGCAATGAGATCATGACCATGCTGTGGAAACGCCTCAAAGACGACAAGAACTGGAGGCACATCTACAAG TCATTGACTCTGCTGGAGAACCTATTAAAGACGGGCTCAGACCGCGTTCTGAATACGATGCAGGACAACATCTACATTGTGAAAGCGCTAACAGAGTTTCGTTTCCAGGACAAGGATGGGAAAGATCAG GGGGTGAACGTGAGGGAGAAGGCCAAGGTAGTACTGGTTCTTATGGAGGACGACGAGAAACTAAAGGAAGAGCGAGAGTTTGCACTCAAGACCAGAGACAAGATCTCAAAGAACGCCACTG CCTCCTCGGATGACCCCAAGGACCCCAAGGACCCCAACTACAAGCCAGTGTATGTCCCAGGAGCCACCGGTCTCCCCTCCCTAGCCAACATCCCGTCTGTGGCTGATCTTGCCGCCAGCTTTGAGGCCAAGAAGCAAGAAAAACTGAGACTAGAGGCCCAGAAAAAAGAGGAGGAAAGAAGG TCAAAGATGACCAAGGAAGAGCTTGAATGGGAGGATGCCGCCAAAGCAGGCAAGCCTACGGTTGCTGACGCCTTTGGCGGGGCAGATGAGCCATCAGAGGAGGATGCATGGGGCCCAGCAGCCAAAGCACCCGCTCCTGATCCTTGGGGGGGTGCGCCCAAAGCTCCATCCGAGGATGCATGGGGTGGAACATCCAAAGCTCCATCCGAGGATGCATGGGGTGCACCATCTAATGCTACAACAGAAGAAGCAGATCCTTTTGCGGCGCCAGCCAGTGCCCCAATAGATGGTTCAGATCCTTTTGCGGCGCCAGCCAGTGCCGCAATAGATGGTTCAGATCCTTTTGCGGCGCCAGCCAGTGCCCCAATAGATGGTTCAGATCCTTTTGCGGCTCCAAAAGATGGTTCCGATCCATTTTCGGCACCATCCAATACACCATCTAAAGTTGAAGCGGATCCGTTTGGGGCACCAAAAGATGATCCATTTTCGGCACCGTCCAATACACCAAAAGGTGGTTCTGATCTGTTTGGGGCACCAAAAGATGATCCATTTTCAGCACCATCCAATACACCAAAAGGTGGTTCAGATCCGTTTGGGGCACCAAAAGAGGATACATTTTCAGCACCATCCAATACACCAAAAGGTGGTTCTGATCTGTTTGGGGCACCAAAAGAGGATACATTTTCAGCACCATCCAATACACCAAAAGGTGGTTCAGATCCGTTTGGGGTACCAAAAGATGATCCATTTTCGGCACCGTCCAATACACCAAAAGGTGGTTCTGATCTGTTTGGGGCACCAAAAGAGGATACATTTTCAGGACCATCCAATACACCAAAAGGTGGTTCTGATCTGTTTGGGGCACCAAAAGAGGATACATTTTCAGCACCATCCAATATGCCAAAAGACGATTCAGATCCCTTTGGGGCACCAAAAGACGATTCTGATCCTTTTGGGGGCCCATTGAATGACCCAACGAAGGGTGCTGATCCTTTTAGGGCACCATCCAGTCCAAAAACCGAGGCTTCAGACACGTGGGGTGCTCCATCCAATCCACTGTCTGAAAAGAAGGCTGATCCCTGGGGAGACGAGGGGACCACAGATCCATTTGGCGATGGCTCGAAGGCTGATGATGACGCATGGGGACCAACAG TATCGACTCCGCCCACCGCCAGTGACCCATGGGGTGCACCTGCAGCTCCCACCGACACAGCATCCACAGACGACCCCTGGGGAGATGGAGGGGCTTCCACCACTACAGACGCTATGAACTCTGACCCATGGGGAGCTCCAA acagTGGAGCCACAGCGGACGAAGACAACAAATCGCCAGCTTCCTTCCATGGTGCCGGCGCTTCGCTCGTGGACGTGGGCTCAGTCCTTTCCCCCAAACccaaacaacccccccccccctcgccaaGTAACAAAGTAAGGACGGGTAAACGAGAGACcagaccctga
- the necap1 gene encoding adaptin ear-binding coat-associated protein 1: MATEGEYESILCVKPDINVYRIPPRATNRGYRAADWKLDVPDWSGRMRITAKGKVAYIKLEDKVSGELFAQAPVTEYPGIAVETVSDSSRYFVLRIQDGNGRSAFIGVGFGDRGDSFDFNVSLQDHFKWVKQENEISKNPQGAASGPKLDLGFKEGQTITLNIGQGKKRDKPRSQGAGGSGLLPPPPKGKMATPPSSTFSNHNTVPQTGGPEIGCLLDLDSSNSNTVVQSSNPSTDLWGDSTPASSLPPTSQQQHTLNWSQF, encoded by the exons atggcGACCGAAGGCGAATATGAGTCAATCCTGTGCGTTAAACCCGACATCAATGTTTATCGCATACCACCGAGGGCTACAAATCGTGGATACAG GGCAGCAGACTGGAAGCTGGATGTGCCCGATTGGTCAGGGCGCATGCGGATCACGGCGAAGGGCAAAGTGGCCTACATCAAACTGGAAGACAAGGTCTCAG GGGAGCTGTTCGCCCAAGCCCCTGTCACAGAGTATCCCGGCATCGCCGTTGAAACCGTAAGCGACTCCAGTCGCTACTTTGTCCTGCGAATACAGGATGGCaatg GCCGCAGTGCGTTCATTGGTGTTGGATTCGGGGACAGAGGGGACTCTTTTGACTTCAACGTGTCTTTGCAGGACCACTTTAA GTGGGTGAAACAAGAGAATGAGATCAGCAAAAACCCTCAGGGGGCAGCTTCGGGACCAAAGCTGGACTTGGGATTTAAAGAAGGACAAACCATCACCCTTAATATTGGG CAAGGCAAAAAAAGGGATAAGCCACGCTCACAGGGGGCAGGTGGGTCTGGTCTCCTACCGCCGCCACCAAAAGGAAAGATGGCTACTCCTCCTTCCTCTACCTTCTCCAATCACAACACAGTGCCTCAAACAGGAGGCCCAGAGATCG gCTGTTTGCTAGATCTGGATAGTAGTAACTCCAACACTGTGGTCCAGTCATCCAACCCCAGCACTGATCTTTGGGGAGACTCCACTCCTGCAAG TTCTCTCCCTCCAACATCGCAACAACAGCACACTCTGAATTGGAGCCAGTTTTGA